One window of Myxococcales bacterium genomic DNA carries:
- the rpoC gene encoding DNA-directed RNA polymerase subunit beta' has protein sequence MRDIFSFFEKPKDPLSFSAMRISLASPEKIREWSHGEVKKPETINYRTFKPERDGLFCAKIFGPVKDYECICGKYKRMKHRGIVCEKCGVEVIQSKVRRERLGHISLATPVAHIWFLKSLPSRIGNILDITLKDLEKVLYCEAYMVIDPKETGLSAGELLTEDRYTQLLDEYGDDKFSAGMGGEAVLEMLKRVDVHGLSEVLRHDMRTSTSDAKRKKFAKRLKVVEAFRGSGNRPEWMMLTVIPVLPPDLRPLVPLDGGRFATSDLNDLYRRVINRNNRLKRLLELNAPEIIIRNERRMLQEAVDALFDNGRRGKTITGPNKRPLKSLSDMLKGKQGRFRQNLLGKRVDYSGRSVIVVGPALKLHQCGLPKKMALELFKPFIYNKLEERGYVNTIKSAKKMVEKERPEVWDILEEVITEHPVMLNRAPTLHRLGIQAFEPVLIEGKAIQLHPLVCAAFNADFDGDQMAVHVPLSIEAQMEARVLMMSTNNILSPANGRPIINPTQDIVLGLYYATRMRRFAPGCFRDGSFKFDEKKGEVSGYLRGVFSSPGEVRMAYDNGVVDLHADIRVRVTDRDEEGQLRTRLLESTVGRVLISEILPESIPFDYANKVLNKKALSALIDVCYRKHRNKETVLLADRLRTLGFSFATLGGVSICMDDMIIPPKKKVLIDEAQAELEKVVDQYQEGLITDGERYNKVVDIWAGVADRVTEEMMNVIGREIVTDPETGEKVEEASFNPVYIMADSGARGSTQQMRQLAAMRGLMAKPSGEIIETPITANFREGLSVLQYFVSTHGARKGLADTALKTANSGYLTRRLVDVAQDAVVAEFDCGTLDGIRVTKLEEAGEVIQPLGDRILGRVMLEDVVDPLTGEVLVENNTELDEALVRKIEDAGIEEVVIRSVLTCQTRRGVCGMCYGRDLARGYRVNMGEAIGIIAAQSIGEPGTQLTMRTFHIGGAAARGKIEQSSLETRTEGTLRLRNTLLASKQDGTIAVMNRHGELVIMDDTGREREHHRLVYGAILKHREGDRVAAGTIVAEWDPFASPILTEVGGIVKFGDLVEGVTVIEKVDEVTGLSRKIVIESRAADLRPRITITDPQTGEAMKLPNSELDARYLLPVGANIVALEGEEIHPGEAIAKIPRDTTKVQDITGGLPRVAELFEARKPKDHAIISEIDGEVSFGKDTKGKRKILITPYGADGAQLPDQAREYLIPKGKHIQVQPGDRVRAGDPLQDGPANPHDILKVKGEKELAAWLVNEIQQVYRLQGVGINDKHIEVIVRQMLRRVRIKEVGDTNFLVDEQVEKYLFERENTRVMERGGQPAVAEAMLLGITKASLSTESFISASSFQETTKVLTEAAICGKTDDLRGIKENVIMGRLIPAGTGLPPYKRLNLVVDDQGERYAPIPIQRATPAEIAAAVGED, from the coding sequence GAGCAAGGTCCGGCGTGAGCGCCTCGGCCACATCAGCCTGGCGACTCCCGTTGCCCACATCTGGTTCTTGAAGAGCCTGCCCAGCCGCATCGGCAACATCCTCGACATCACCCTCAAGGATCTCGAGAAGGTTCTCTACTGCGAGGCCTACATGGTCATCGATCCGAAGGAGACCGGCCTGTCGGCGGGTGAGCTCCTGACCGAGGATCGGTACACCCAGCTGCTCGACGAGTACGGGGACGACAAGTTCTCGGCCGGCATGGGCGGCGAGGCGGTGCTCGAGATGCTGAAGCGCGTCGACGTGCACGGCCTCTCGGAGGTGCTCCGCCACGACATGCGCACCAGCACCAGCGACGCAAAGCGGAAGAAGTTCGCCAAGCGCCTCAAGGTGGTCGAGGCCTTCCGTGGGTCCGGCAACCGTCCGGAGTGGATGATGCTCACGGTCATCCCGGTGCTGCCGCCGGATCTGCGTCCGCTCGTGCCGCTCGATGGCGGGCGTTTCGCCACCAGCGATCTCAACGACCTCTACCGTCGTGTGATCAACCGCAACAACCGCCTGAAGCGCCTGCTCGAGCTCAACGCTCCGGAGATCATCATCCGGAACGAGCGCCGCATGCTGCAAGAGGCCGTCGACGCACTGTTCGACAACGGCCGTCGTGGCAAGACCATCACGGGTCCGAACAAGCGCCCGCTCAAGAGCCTCTCCGACATGCTCAAGGGCAAACAGGGCCGGTTCCGTCAGAACCTGCTCGGCAAGCGCGTCGACTACTCGGGCCGCTCGGTCATCGTGGTCGGCCCGGCGCTGAAGCTGCACCAGTGCGGTCTGCCGAAGAAGATGGCGCTCGAGCTGTTCAAGCCGTTCATCTACAACAAGCTCGAAGAGCGCGGCTACGTCAACACCATCAAGAGCGCCAAGAAGATGGTCGAGAAGGAGCGTCCCGAGGTCTGGGACATCCTCGAAGAGGTCATCACCGAGCATCCGGTGATGCTGAACCGTGCCCCGACCTTGCACCGTCTAGGCATCCAGGCGTTCGAGCCGGTCTTGATCGAGGGCAAGGCCATTCAGCTCCACCCGCTGGTCTGCGCGGCCTTCAACGCCGACTTCGACGGTGACCAGATGGCGGTGCACGTCCCGCTCAGCATCGAGGCGCAGATGGAAGCGCGCGTGCTGATGATGAGCACCAACAACATCCTGTCGCCGGCCAACGGTCGCCCGATCATCAACCCGACGCAGGACATCGTGCTCGGGCTCTACTACGCGACCCGCATGCGCCGGTTCGCACCAGGCTGCTTCCGCGACGGCTCCTTCAAGTTCGACGAGAAGAAGGGCGAGGTCTCGGGCTACCTGCGTGGTGTGTTCTCGTCACCCGGCGAGGTTCGCATGGCCTACGACAACGGCGTCGTCGACCTGCACGCGGACATTCGCGTTCGCGTGACCGACCGCGACGAGGAGGGCCAGCTGCGTACACGCTTGCTCGAGAGCACCGTGGGTCGAGTGCTCATCAGCGAGATCCTGCCGGAGAGCATCCCGTTCGACTACGCGAACAAGGTGCTCAACAAGAAGGCACTGTCGGCGCTGATCGACGTCTGTTACCGCAAACACCGCAACAAGGAGACCGTGCTCCTGGCGGACCGGTTGCGCACACTGGGCTTCAGCTTCGCGACCCTGGGCGGCGTGTCCATCTGTATGGACGACATGATCATTCCGCCGAAGAAGAAGGTGCTCATCGACGAGGCTCAGGCCGAGCTCGAGAAGGTCGTCGACCAGTATCAGGAAGGTCTGATCACCGACGGCGAGCGCTACAACAAGGTCGTCGACATCTGGGCGGGTGTCGCTGACCGCGTCACCGAGGAGATGATGAACGTGATCGGTCGCGAGATCGTGACCGATCCGGAGACGGGCGAGAAGGTCGAGGAGGCCAGCTTCAACCCGGTCTACATCATGGCGGACTCCGGCGCGCGTGGCTCGACGCAGCAAATGCGGCAGCTGGCCGCCATGCGTGGCCTCATGGCCAAGCCGTCTGGCGAGATCATCGAGACGCCGATCACCGCGAACTTCCGCGAGGGCCTCAGCGTGCTGCAGTACTTCGTCAGTACGCACGGCGCGCGTAAGGGCTTGGCGGACACCGCGCTCAAGACCGCGAACTCCGGTTACCTGACCCGTCGTCTCGTCGATGTGGCGCAGGACGCCGTCGTCGCGGAGTTCGACTGCGGCACACTCGACGGCATCCGCGTCACCAAGCTCGAGGAAGCCGGCGAGGTCATCCAACCGCTCGGCGACCGCATCCTGGGTCGTGTGATGCTGGAGGACGTCGTCGATCCGCTGACCGGCGAGGTGCTGGTCGAGAACAACACCGAGCTCGACGAGGCGCTCGTCCGCAAGATCGAGGACGCCGGCATCGAGGAGGTCGTCATTCGCTCGGTGCTCACCTGCCAGACCCGACGTGGTGTGTGCGGCATGTGCTACGGCCGCGACCTGGCGCGCGGCTACCGCGTGAACATGGGTGAGGCCATCGGCATCATCGCGGCGCAGAGCATCGGCGAGCCCGGTACTCAGCTCACGATGCGTACCTTCCACATCGGTGGCGCGGCGGCCCGCGGCAAGATCGAGCAGAGCTCGCTCGAGACGCGGACCGAGGGCACCCTTCGCCTGCGGAACACGCTGCTGGCCAGCAAACAGGACGGCACTATCGCGGTGATGAACCGCCACGGTGAGCTCGTGATCATGGACGACACGGGCCGTGAGCGTGAGCACCACCGGCTGGTGTACGGCGCCATCCTCAAACACCGCGAGGGGGACCGGGTCGCGGCCGGCACCATCGTGGCGGAGTGGGATCCCTTTGCCAGCCCGATCCTCACCGAGGTCGGCGGCATCGTGAAGTTCGGCGACCTGGTCGAGGGTGTGACCGTGATCGAAAAGGTCGACGAGGTCACCGGCCTGTCGCGCAAGATCGTGATCGAGAGCCGCGCCGCGGATCTGCGACCGCGCATCACCATCACCGATCCCCAGACCGGAGAGGCGATGAAGCTGCCGAACTCGGAGCTCGACGCGCGATATCTGCTGCCCGTTGGTGCCAACATCGTGGCGCTGGAGGGCGAGGAGATCCATCCCGGCGAGGCCATTGCCAAGATCCCCCGTGACACGACCAAGGTGCAGGACATCACCGGCGGTCTGCCTCGTGTTGCCGAGCTGTTCGAGGCGCGCAAACCCAAAGATCACGCCATCATCAGCGAGATCGACGGCGAGGTTTCGTTCGGCAAGGACACCAAGGGCAAGCGCAAGATCCTCATCACGCCCTACGGCGCGGATGGTGCGCAGCTGCCCGATCAGGCACGCGAGTACCTGATCCCGAAGGGCAAACACATCCAGGTGCAGCCGGGCGACCGCGTACGCGCGGGTGATCCACTGCAGGACGGCCCGGCCAACCCGCACGACATCTTGAAGGTGAAGGGCGAAAAAGAGCTCGCAGCGTGGCTCGTCAACGAAATCCAGCAGGTTTACCGGCTGCAAGGCGTCGGCATCAACGACAAGCACATCGAGGTGATCGTGCGTCAGATGCTGCGTCGTGTTCGGATCAAGGAGGTGGGTGACACCAACTTCCTGGTCGATGAGCAGGTCGAGAAGTACCTGTTCGAGCGCGAGAACACCCGCGTGATGGAGCGCGGTGGTCAGCCGGCAGTCGCCGAGGCCATGTTGCTCGGCATCACCAAGGCGTCCCTCTCGACGGAGAGCTTCATCAGCGCCTCGTCGTTCCAGGAGACGACCAAGGTGCTCACCGAGGCGGCCATCTGTGGCAAGACCGACGATCTCCGCGGCATCAAGGAGAACGTGATCATGGGTCGCCTGATCCCGGCGGGCACCGGCCTGCCGCCGTACAAACGCTTGAACCTGGTCGTTGATGACCAGGGCGAGCGTTACGCGCCGATTCCGATTCAGCGCGCCACTCCCGCGGAGATTGCCGCGGCGGTCGGCGAAGACTGA